The Microbacterium sp. KUDC0406 genome includes a window with the following:
- a CDS encoding alpha/beta hydrolase, with the protein MNDRTTSRLRRIAAVVAGGVAAALVLSGCLYSMIPAEPSPAASKAPDTSGVADDLLPFYGQAIDWTGCGPSFDCADVKAPLDWENPGAGEIELAIARHRADGTAKGSLLVNPGGPGASGKGFVRDSLDYAVGPDLIESFDVIGFDPRGVGESTAVKCYDADEMDEYLYGIPKSERNTPAWEAELNVRNKRFGAACDENSDGILPFITTVNSARDMDLLRAVLGDTELNYLGYSYGTFLGATYAKLYPERATHLVLDGAIDPSVPGFDVGTTQALGFESALTAYLENCVSSRGCPFNGTVDEARADLSALLATVDRNPLEGGDGRLMGADTMLTGIIQALYSQDYWDYLSQALTAALQGDPTPLFFLADSYNGREEDGTYTDNQTEAFSAYNCMDYPVDTDPADEKAAREKVEKGAPTLAPYWNAPDPCLQWPHPATGTREKITAPGSGPILVVGTTNDPATPYEWSESLADQLENGVLITRVGEGHTGYNKGNTCVDNAVDAFFLDSSVPQDGLRCE; encoded by the coding sequence GTGAACGACCGAACGACCTCCCGGCTGCGCCGGATCGCCGCCGTCGTCGCCGGTGGCGTCGCCGCGGCGCTCGTGCTGAGCGGATGCCTGTACTCGATGATCCCCGCCGAGCCGTCGCCGGCCGCCTCGAAGGCCCCCGACACCTCGGGGGTCGCCGACGACCTGCTGCCGTTCTACGGTCAGGCGATCGATTGGACCGGCTGCGGTCCGTCGTTCGACTGCGCCGATGTGAAGGCGCCGCTGGACTGGGAGAACCCGGGTGCGGGCGAGATCGAGCTGGCGATCGCGCGGCATCGCGCGGACGGCACCGCGAAGGGGTCGCTGCTGGTGAATCCCGGTGGACCAGGCGCGAGCGGGAAGGGCTTCGTGCGGGACAGCCTCGACTACGCCGTCGGCCCCGACCTCATCGAGTCCTTCGACGTCATCGGCTTCGATCCCCGCGGAGTCGGTGAGTCGACCGCGGTGAAGTGCTACGACGCCGATGAGATGGACGAGTACCTCTACGGCATCCCGAAGTCGGAGCGCAACACCCCCGCCTGGGAGGCGGAGCTGAACGTTCGCAACAAGAGGTTCGGCGCTGCGTGCGACGAGAACTCCGACGGGATCCTGCCGTTCATCACGACCGTGAACTCGGCCCGCGACATGGACCTGCTCCGAGCCGTGCTGGGCGACACGGAGCTGAACTACCTGGGCTACTCCTACGGCACGTTCCTCGGCGCGACCTACGCGAAGCTCTATCCCGAGCGGGCCACGCACCTCGTGCTCGACGGCGCCATCGATCCCTCCGTGCCGGGCTTCGACGTCGGCACCACCCAGGCCCTGGGCTTCGAGTCCGCGCTGACCGCCTACCTCGAGAACTGCGTCTCGAGCCGGGGCTGTCCGTTCAACGGCACCGTCGACGAGGCGCGAGCCGACCTGTCGGCGCTGCTCGCCACCGTCGACCGCAATCCCCTCGAGGGCGGCGACGGCCGGCTGATGGGCGCCGACACGATGCTCACCGGCATCATCCAGGCGCTCTACTCGCAGGACTACTGGGACTACCTCAGCCAGGCACTGACCGCCGCGCTGCAGGGCGACCCGACACCGCTGTTCTTCCTCGCCGACAGCTACAACGGCCGCGAAGAGGACGGCACCTACACCGACAACCAGACCGAGGCGTTCTCGGCGTACAACTGCATGGACTACCCGGTCGACACCGATCCCGCCGACGAGAAGGCGGCACGGGAGAAGGTCGAGAAGGGTGCTCCGACGCTCGCGCCGTACTGGAACGCGCCCGACCCCTGTCTGCAGTGGCCGCATCCGGCCACCGGCACCCGCGAGAAGATCACCGCACCGGGCTCGGGGCCGATCCTGGTGGTCGGCACGACCAACGACCCCGCCACGCCGTACGAGTGGTCCGAGTCGCTCGCCGATCAGCTCGAGAACGGTGTGCTGATCACGCGCGTGGGGGAGGGACACACGGGTTACAACAAGGGCAACACCTGCGTCGACAACGCCGTCGACGCGTTCTTCCTCGACAGCAGCGTGCCGCAGGACGGCCTGCGCTGCGAGTGA
- a CDS encoding isochorismatase family protein, which yields MARALLIVDVQNDFTEGGALAVEGGDAVASGVSRLLAEHAGDYDVIVASRDWHDAEGDNGGHFATEPDYVDTWPVHCVAETEGAAYDPLLTTTAITHHVRKGQGRPAYSMFEGIADDGATVAEILTAHGIVEADVAGIATDHCVRASALDAIAHGVHVRILTDLVAGVAEDPSAAALAELAHAGAALAEGGA from the coding sequence ATGGCCAGAGCACTTCTCATCGTCGACGTGCAGAACGACTTCACCGAGGGCGGGGCGCTCGCCGTCGAGGGCGGTGACGCCGTGGCATCCGGCGTCTCGCGCCTGCTCGCCGAACACGCCGGTGACTACGACGTGATCGTCGCCTCGAGGGACTGGCACGACGCCGAGGGTGACAACGGCGGGCACTTCGCCACCGAGCCCGACTACGTCGACACGTGGCCGGTGCACTGCGTCGCCGAGACGGAGGGCGCCGCCTACGACCCGCTGCTGACCACCACGGCGATCACGCACCACGTGCGCAAGGGTCAGGGGCGACCGGCGTACTCGATGTTCGAGGGCATCGCCGACGACGGTGCCACGGTCGCCGAGATCCTCACCGCGCACGGCATCGTCGAAGCCGACGTCGCCGGCATCGCGACGGATCACTGCGTGCGGGCATCCGCCCTCGATGCCATCGCGCACGGCGTGCACGTGCGCATACTCACCGACCTCGTCGCCGGGGTCGCTGAGGATCCCAGTGCCGCGGCGCTCGCCGAACTCGCGCACGCCGGCGCGGCACTCGCCGAGGGCGGCGCGTGA
- a CDS encoding DUF1697 domain-containing protein, which yields MTSRCALLLRAVNVGGRNRVPMAELRSLLADRLGLQNVKTYIASGNVLCDLPADREAVRALIAAEFEVDTPVVQRSHDELVAALAGNPFPDAAADRMLHAMFLDGSAAPGAVDALTPRLQPWERMALVGQELWIDYGAGGVQSTRLTPAALDRALGVAGTARNLRTVRTLADLTA from the coding sequence GTGACCTCGCGCTGCGCGCTGCTCCTGCGCGCGGTCAACGTCGGCGGCAGGAACCGGGTGCCGATGGCGGAGCTGCGCAGCCTGCTCGCCGACCGGCTCGGTCTGCAGAACGTGAAGACCTACATCGCGAGCGGGAACGTCCTCTGCGATCTGCCCGCCGATCGCGAGGCGGTGCGCGCTCTGATCGCCGCGGAGTTCGAGGTGGACACGCCCGTGGTGCAGCGCAGCCATGATGAGCTCGTGGCGGCGCTGGCGGGGAACCCGTTCCCGGATGCCGCGGCCGACAGGATGCTGCACGCGATGTTCCTGGACGGCTCCGCCGCACCGGGAGCGGTGGACGCGCTGACGCCCCGACTGCAGCCCTGGGAGCGGATGGCCCTCGTCGGGCAGGAACTCTGGATCGACTACGGTGCGGGCGGCGTGCAGTCCACCAGGCTCACGCCGGCCGCGCTCGATCGTGCTCTCGGCGTGGCGGGCACCGCGCGGAATCTGCGCACGGTGCGCACGCTGGCCGACCTGACCGCCTGA
- a CDS encoding SgcJ/EcaC family oxidoreductase → MNEYPQGIDETLDNIRAAWDAGDADAYAAEFTEDASYVIFAGLISSGRGEIRADHVPVFERWQRGSRMSMSVLDVRMLGEDVAVVVTDGGIGKARRIRHDRTVRHDRAVRHDKVQTYVLVREGDRWRCAAFQNTKRNRLFAAVNAREKARLAAA, encoded by the coding sequence ATGAACGAGTACCCCCAGGGCATCGATGAGACGCTCGACAACATCCGTGCCGCCTGGGACGCCGGCGACGCCGACGCCTATGCTGCGGAGTTCACCGAGGACGCCAGCTACGTGATCTTCGCCGGGCTGATCAGCAGCGGGCGCGGGGAGATCCGCGCCGATCACGTGCCGGTCTTCGAGCGCTGGCAGCGCGGCAGCCGCATGTCGATGTCCGTCCTCGACGTGCGGATGCTCGGAGAGGATGTCGCCGTGGTCGTCACTGACGGCGGGATAGGCAAGGCGCGCCGCATCCGTCACGACCGCACTGTCCGTCACGACCGCGCTGTCCGACACGACAAGGTGCAGACCTATGTGCTTGTGCGTGAGGGCGACCGCTGGCGCTGTGCCGCCTTCCAGAACACCAAGCGCAACCGCCTGTTCGCCGCGGTGAACGCGCGCGAGAAGGCAAGGCTCGCGGCGGCCTGA
- a CDS encoding PadR family transcriptional regulator yields the protein MTEQNRPLTRAERDLPALTVLALLTVGPRHPYDIHRFVVETRKDFVTGAPRSIYHAVQRLEAAHLIEPIGSEQAGGRPERTVFALTEAGRAEARRRVFALLSTPQADRTVTVAALSFLGILARDDAVVALHARVAALDAAIALAASDLAGGGRCPADPAHRGGVRPASARRRARVVRRHRRAPGFR from the coding sequence GTGACCGAGCAGAATCGCCCGCTGACCCGCGCCGAGCGCGACCTGCCGGCGTTGACCGTGCTCGCTCTGCTCACGGTCGGGCCGCGGCACCCCTACGACATCCACCGCTTCGTCGTCGAGACCCGTAAGGACTTCGTCACCGGCGCTCCGCGCAGCATCTACCACGCCGTGCAGCGGCTCGAGGCTGCTCATCTCATCGAGCCGATCGGTTCGGAGCAGGCCGGGGGCCGCCCGGAGCGCACCGTGTTCGCGCTCACCGAGGCAGGTCGCGCGGAGGCGCGCAGACGGGTGTTCGCCCTGCTGTCGACGCCGCAGGCGGATCGCACGGTGACTGTCGCTGCGCTGTCGTTCCTGGGCATTCTCGCTCGGGACGACGCCGTGGTCGCCCTGCACGCCCGCGTCGCCGCGTTGGATGCCGCCATCGCTCTGGCGGCATCTGATCTCGCCGGCGGCGGCCGATGTCCCGCCGATCCTGCTCATCGAGGCGGAGTACGACCGGCATCAGCTCGCCGCCGAGCGCGAGTGGTTCGCCGGCATCGCCGAGCGCCTGGATTCCGGTGA
- a CDS encoding IMPACT family protein — protein sequence MTDYPATIAAAVDHELVIKKSRFLAHVAPVCSPEEADQVIAAIRKRYWDARHNCSAQVTGLRGDRARSSDDGEPAGTAGMPMLEVLRRRELTDVVAVVTRYFGGVKLGAGGLVRAYSSAVSEALDLATLRDRMLLSQATVAVPHAEAGRFDNALREWVDAHGAVLGETAYGADAAFEVWAPAAALPVLEADVAALSAGAWHPLVTGASRVVDAPRA from the coding sequence GTGACCGACTATCCCGCCACGATCGCCGCCGCCGTCGACCACGAGCTGGTGATCAAGAAGTCCCGGTTCCTCGCCCATGTCGCCCCCGTCTGCTCTCCTGAGGAAGCCGATCAGGTGATCGCCGCGATCAGAAAGCGGTACTGGGATGCCAGGCACAACTGCTCGGCGCAGGTCACTGGCCTGCGCGGTGACCGCGCCCGGTCATCCGATGACGGCGAGCCGGCCGGTACCGCCGGCATGCCGATGCTCGAAGTGCTGCGCCGTCGTGAACTGACCGATGTGGTAGCCGTCGTCACGCGCTACTTCGGCGGCGTGAAACTGGGAGCCGGTGGACTGGTGCGTGCATACTCGTCCGCGGTCTCGGAGGCGCTCGATCTCGCCACGCTGAGGGATCGGATGCTGCTCTCGCAGGCGACGGTCGCCGTGCCCCACGCCGAGGCCGGCCGGTTCGACAACGCGCTGCGCGAGTGGGTGGACGCGCACGGCGCGGTGCTCGGGGAGACGGCGTACGGAGCCGACGCGGCCTTCGAGGTGTGGGCGCCGGCCGCCGCGCTTCCGGTGCTCGAAGCCGACGTCGCCGCGCTGTCGGCCGGGGCGTGGCATCCGCTCGTCACGGGCGCCTCGCGCGTGGTCGACGCGCCTCGCGCGTGA
- a CDS encoding CGNR zinc finger domain-containing protein, which produces MHLNPYGEYAVLLAASLANDWPASRAGIEQRTRDYGMTMLFSTADDDLDATRRVLDEWLRVVDADTAAERAALLNGQMAARGAYPQLTDHDGEGWHLHYRDDAATLPLVLGAVFSVGTALHLAGRGMGRLGRCAAEPCRNVVVDVTRNGRQRYCSLRCANRDAVRRHRARLA; this is translated from the coding sequence ATGCATCTCAACCCTTACGGGGAGTACGCCGTCCTGCTCGCGGCCTCGCTCGCGAACGACTGGCCCGCCAGCAGGGCCGGGATCGAGCAGCGCACCCGGGACTACGGGATGACGATGCTGTTCTCGACCGCCGATGACGACCTCGACGCCACGCGGAGAGTGCTGGACGAGTGGCTGCGCGTCGTGGACGCGGACACCGCGGCGGAGCGCGCGGCTCTCCTGAACGGTCAGATGGCGGCCAGGGGCGCCTATCCGCAGCTCACCGATCACGACGGCGAGGGCTGGCATCTGCACTACCGCGACGATGCGGCCACCCTGCCGCTCGTGCTCGGCGCGGTCTTCAGCGTGGGGACCGCCCTGCACCTCGCAGGTCGCGGGATGGGACGGCTCGGCAGATGCGCCGCCGAGCCTTGCCGCAACGTGGTGGTCGACGTCACCCGCAACGGCCGGCAGCGGTACTGCTCGCTGCGCTGCGCGAACCGCGACGCGGTGCGCAGGCATCGGGCGCGGCTGGCCTGA
- a CDS encoding response regulator transcription factor has translation MTVRILVADDQALVRGALATLLSLEDDLEVVVQVGRGDEVLDAAREHSPDVALLDVEMPGMDGLGAAALLRRELPGIRVVIVTTFGRAGYLSRALAAGVTGYVVKDTPSAELADVVRRVMRGDRVIDAALATDALTAGQSPLTPRETDVLSAARGGGTIADIAAQLHLSEGTTRNYLSSAMQKLEARTRADAARIAEERGWLA, from the coding sequence ATGACGGTGCGGATCCTCGTCGCCGACGACCAGGCGCTGGTGCGCGGTGCTCTCGCCACCCTGCTCTCCCTCGAGGACGACCTCGAGGTCGTCGTCCAGGTGGGGCGCGGAGACGAGGTGCTGGATGCCGCGCGCGAGCACAGCCCCGATGTCGCCCTGCTCGACGTGGAGATGCCGGGAATGGACGGGCTCGGCGCGGCCGCGCTGCTGCGCAGGGAGCTGCCCGGCATCCGGGTCGTGATCGTGACCACCTTCGGCCGCGCCGGGTATCTGTCCCGCGCGCTCGCGGCCGGCGTGACCGGTTACGTGGTGAAGGACACCCCGTCGGCGGAGCTGGCGGACGTGGTGCGACGGGTGATGCGCGGCGACCGTGTGATCGACGCGGCGCTCGCGACGGATGCCCTCACCGCCGGGCAGTCCCCGCTGACGCCGCGCGAGACCGACGTGCTGTCGGCCGCCCGCGGTGGCGGCACGATCGCCGACATCGCCGCCCAGCTGCACCTGTCGGAGGGAACCACCCGCAACTACCTCTCCTCGGCCATGCAGAAGCTCGAGGCGCGCACCCGCGCGGACGCCGCCCGCATCGCGGAGGAGCGCGGCTGGCTGGCCTGA
- a CDS encoding sensor histidine kinase produces the protein MSETRDDERDALHRAVEHAVRSSVWIPAPRDERSVAGAGRPAPVRGIAWLRDALIAPGARRWYAGASVSISFTVPFFLIPMVQDQPARTATLWTIALIVFIALFLVSAPIAMSMPDRWRWVPPTALLLVSAAFALDLDSGFTGLWAYVAVAYAIALMRPRISLLIVAALALTAYGLAVWHPLGDLPAWTMPLIILSTGVLMTAFARNIATVRLLHATRNELAAVAVEEERNRVGRDMHDILGHSLSAIAVKADLAAALSERDPHAAAQEIREVQTLARSTLGDMRAVVSGYRQVRVASELASLRTLLPASGLTAHLPTTTDEVPERNRELFGWVLREAATNIIRHAQARQCWVTLTPHRITVEDDGIGPAEGAEGAGNGLHGLAERVRDAGGTLRVGRSRRGGFLLEVTA, from the coding sequence ATGAGCGAGACCCGCGATGACGAGCGCGATGCCCTGCACCGCGCTGTCGAGCACGCCGTACGGAGCTCCGTCTGGATCCCCGCTCCGCGAGACGAGCGCTCGGTCGCGGGTGCCGGCCGTCCCGCACCCGTGCGCGGCATCGCCTGGCTGCGCGATGCGCTGATCGCCCCCGGTGCGCGGCGCTGGTACGCCGGCGCCTCCGTGAGCATCAGCTTCACGGTGCCGTTCTTCCTCATCCCGATGGTGCAGGATCAGCCCGCGCGGACGGCGACGCTGTGGACCATCGCGCTCATCGTGTTCATCGCGCTGTTCCTCGTCTCCGCGCCGATAGCCATGTCGATGCCGGACCGCTGGCGGTGGGTGCCGCCGACTGCACTGCTGCTCGTGTCGGCAGCGTTCGCGCTCGATCTCGACTCCGGGTTCACCGGCCTGTGGGCCTATGTCGCCGTGGCCTACGCGATCGCGCTGATGCGCCCGCGCATCTCGCTGCTGATCGTGGCAGCACTCGCGCTCACCGCATACGGCCTCGCCGTCTGGCATCCGCTCGGCGACCTGCCGGCGTGGACCATGCCGCTGATCATCCTCTCCACGGGTGTGCTGATGACCGCGTTCGCGCGCAACATCGCCACCGTGCGGCTGCTGCACGCCACCCGCAACGAGCTCGCCGCGGTCGCCGTGGAAGAGGAGCGCAACAGGGTGGGGCGGGACATGCACGACATCCTCGGGCACTCGCTGTCGGCGATCGCCGTGAAGGCCGACCTCGCCGCAGCGCTCTCCGAGCGCGACCCGCACGCGGCGGCTCAGGAGATCCGCGAGGTGCAGACGCTCGCGCGCTCCACTCTCGGCGACATGCGCGCGGTGGTCTCCGGCTACCGGCAGGTGCGGGTGGCGAGCGAACTCGCCTCGTTGCGCACCCTGCTGCCGGCATCCGGCCTGACGGCACACCTGCCCACGACGACGGACGAGGTGCCGGAGCGGAACCGCGAGCTGTTCGGATGGGTGCTGCGCGAGGCCGCAACGAACATCATCCGGCATGCGCAGGCGCGGCAGTGCTGGGTCACGCTCACCCCGCACCGGATCACGGTGGAGGACGACGGCATCGGACCGGCGGAGGGCGCCGAGGGCGCCGGCAACGGCCTGCACGGCCTGGCCGAGCGGGTGCGGGATGCCGGCGGCACGCTGCGCGTCGGACGCTCGCGTCGCGGCGGGTTCCTGCTGGAGGTCACGGCATGA